A genome region from Dickeya chrysanthemi NCPPB 402 includes the following:
- the mlaE gene encoding lipid asymmetry maintenance ABC transporter permease subunit MlaE, with product MLVQALASLGRVGIQVCAAFGRAGLMLFNALVGKPEPARQWPLLRKQLYSVGVQSLLIIMVSGVFIGMVLGLQGYLVLTTYSAEASLGMMVALSLLRELGPVVTALLFAGRAGSALTAEIGLMKATEQLSSMEMMAVDPLRRVVAPRFWAGVITMPLLTVIFVAVGIWGGALVGVDWKGIDSGFFWSAMQNAVEWQKDLLNCVLKSLVFAITVTWIALFNGYDAIPTSEGISRATTRTVVHSSLAVLGLDFVLTALMFGK from the coding sequence ATGCTAGTACAGGCATTAGCGTCGCTGGGACGCGTTGGCATTCAGGTATGCGCTGCTTTTGGGCGCGCCGGGCTGATGTTGTTCAATGCGTTAGTGGGGAAGCCGGAGCCAGCCAGGCAGTGGCCGCTGCTGCGTAAACAGCTCTATAGCGTCGGTGTGCAATCGTTGCTGATTATTATGGTGTCCGGCGTGTTTATCGGCATGGTGTTGGGCCTGCAGGGCTATCTGGTCCTGACGACCTACAGTGCGGAAGCCAGCCTGGGCATGATGGTGGCGTTGTCGTTGCTGCGTGAACTCGGGCCGGTGGTAACGGCGCTACTGTTCGCCGGTCGAGCCGGTTCCGCCCTGACGGCGGAAATCGGGCTGATGAAGGCGACCGAGCAGCTATCCAGTATGGAAATGATGGCGGTAGACCCGTTGCGCCGCGTAGTGGCGCCGCGTTTTTGGGCGGGGGTGATTACCATGCCGCTGTTGACGGTGATTTTCGTCGCCGTGGGCATCTGGGGCGGCGCACTGGTGGGCGTGGACTGGAAAGGTATCGACAGCGGCTTTTTCTGGTCGGCGATGCAAAACGCGGTGGAGTGGCAGAAAGATTTGCTGAACTGCGTGCTCAAGAGCCTGGTGTTTGCCATTACCGTCACCTGGATTGCACTGTTCAACGGTTATGACGCGATTCCGACGTCAGAAGGCATCAGCCGCGCGACGACCCGCACCGTGGTGCACTCGTCGCTGGCGGTACTGGGATTGGATTTTGTGCTGACAGCACTGATGTTTGGGAAATAA